A genomic segment from Leptolyngbya sp. SIO1E4 encodes:
- a CDS encoding ATP-binding protein, producing MKYLSTSQQRWTARGLSGLGLSLMLGGGVMAYQNPQFQQAEQLRAVHKYGSLQQAVMIPQDGMMGRGLGLGLFVAGLATSGLGLWLSDSEPRGVTPEAVVKTTLPNGQTLTLFPPEDEVLANVQQKILTLLSAYPWLKSCMQAYCVVIVGASGVGKSTIANAIAVMRLLLWSWPVAILDPHGNNNLAQGTWSTGRLYGSSQLSKVPVGEQIAIAWDKLKGGYAPYQENRRQRQTIIVDEFTGWSDPSEPDELKALTAPMTSHCIRQARKCGNGIILLLHGDRKGTAGGDMPTGVLESLMKTAAVLQVEGQADEFGELTWSGKGKFKPPGAEPTNKHFQRVSLPDSIRPGRLQKDISELLDYLGIGLDDDPLDEVIVKGQLAELRDALRRRFDSPEFIDALNQIYEGPTAPSSEADDNTYPDPKWDELRGREDCINLLAYLKRNHHREIDVNTLKQNWGRKNNLNSREDIRSILSELIALHIGEWTDVDTEQWRVIPNWEDFPEWMQ from the coding sequence ATGAAATACCTATCCACATCACAGCAGCGCTGGACGGCGCGGGGGCTATCGGGGCTCGGGCTCTCCCTGATGTTGGGGGGTGGCGTCATGGCCTATCAGAATCCCCAGTTTCAGCAAGCCGAGCAACTGCGGGCGGTCCACAAGTACGGGTCGTTGCAGCAAGCGGTGATGATTCCCCAAGACGGCATGATGGGTCGGGGCTTGGGGTTGGGGCTGTTTGTCGCGGGTTTGGCCACGTCGGGCTTAGGGCTCTGGCTCAGTGATTCAGAACCTCGTGGTGTCACGCCTGAGGCGGTGGTCAAGACTACCTTACCGAATGGCCAGACGTTGACGCTGTTTCCCCCCGAGGATGAGGTGTTGGCGAATGTGCAGCAGAAGATCTTGACGCTGCTCTCGGCCTATCCCTGGCTCAAGTCTTGTATGCAGGCTTACTGCGTGGTCATCGTCGGAGCCAGCGGTGTCGGCAAAAGCACGATCGCCAACGCCATCGCCGTCATGCGACTGCTGCTATGGAGCTGGCCCGTGGCGATTCTCGACCCCCACGGCAACAACAACCTGGCGCAAGGCACCTGGAGCACCGGCAGACTTTATGGCTCCTCGCAGCTTTCTAAAGTGCCTGTGGGTGAGCAAATCGCGATCGCCTGGGACAAGCTCAAAGGCGGCTATGCCCCTTACCAAGAAAACCGTCGACAGCGGCAAACCATCATCGTTGATGAATTTACGGGCTGGTCGGACCCGTCTGAACCGGATGAACTCAAAGCCCTGACGGCTCCGATGACGTCCCACTGCATTCGACAGGCGCGCAAGTGCGGTAACGGCATCATTCTGTTGCTGCATGGCGATCGCAAGGGCACGGCGGGGGGTGATATGCCCACGGGGGTGCTGGAGTCCCTCATGAAAACGGCGGCGGTGCTGCAAGTGGAGGGGCAGGCGGATGAGTTTGGCGAGTTGACCTGGAGCGGGAAAGGCAAGTTCAAGCCGCCAGGGGCAGAGCCCACGAACAAACACTTTCAGCGGGTCTCGCTCCCGGATTCCATCCGCCCGGGGCGATTGCAGAAAGATATCAGCGAACTCCTGGATTATCTCGGCATCGGTTTGGATGACGATCCGCTGGATGAGGTCATCGTCAAGGGCCAGCTGGCCGAGCTGCGGGATGCCCTGCGGCGGCGCTTTGACTCGCCTGAATTTATCGACGCACTAAATCAGATTTACGAAGGGCCAACCGCACCGAGTTCTGAGGCGGATGACAACACGTATCCCGACCCGAAATGGGACGAATTAAGAGGTCGAGAAGACTGCATCAATTTGCTGGCTTATCTAAAGCGAAATCATCACCGAGAAATCGATGTGAATACTCTCAAGCAGAACTGGGGACGCAAGAACAATCTCAATTCCCGCGAGGATATTCGTTCGATTCTAAGTGAGCTAATCGCGCTTCATATCGGTGAGTGGACAGACGTTGATACCGAGCAGTGGCGCGTGATTCCAAATTGGGAGGATTTTCCCGAATGGATGCAGTAA
- a CDS encoding M23 family metallopeptidase has protein sequence MVVAPMAFQAAKQHSGLVGWLLVGVAIAPPTIFMLSPQVNRVSDVWLHEGIRITTPEVRAFGRTLVPSRTLFELEPLIKSAGEYVAFAPLAIAAPYFYDSTPPNSFDLVLIDKATNSEHGVAVPAPCPATVVSTGWQSGYGNTVDLQCQDGTGIFIAHFDEVWVSAGEALKKGQPFAVQGDTGRSFGKHLHVEIDLDGDDRPDPYSQSEPGMRRFMALWESGLAAPTEMPLDDETLMKAIGKAEGTVDGHLNPDADYHGHTDPGNGARNQGFFSFQHGASSPQDADQQQIHRLRNAEREIQAQAISKFGQPLSEAALLAALDLWNQAPLAGQDFVTHLPTHNPTPEQIIEARARSFIEPTTGQLDAPGLGNSIGTVEADQRRRTDANLDALKLLRRHSR, from the coding sequence GTGGTAGTCGCGCCGATGGCATTCCAGGCCGCCAAGCAGCACAGCGGGCTGGTGGGATGGCTACTGGTGGGTGTGGCGATCGCGCCCCCGACTATCTTCATGCTCAGCCCTCAGGTCAACCGGGTGAGCGATGTTTGGCTCCATGAGGGCATCCGGATCACCACACCGGAAGTCCGGGCCTTCGGTCGCACCCTCGTTCCCAGTCGGACGCTCTTTGAGCTGGAGCCGCTGATCAAGTCCGCCGGGGAGTACGTGGCCTTTGCGCCGCTGGCGATCGCGGCTCCTTACTTCTATGATTCAACGCCGCCTAACTCCTTTGACTTGGTGCTGATCGATAAAGCCACCAATTCAGAGCACGGCGTCGCGGTTCCAGCCCCTTGTCCGGCAACCGTGGTTAGTACGGGTTGGCAGAGCGGCTACGGCAACACCGTAGACTTGCAGTGTCAGGACGGCACGGGCATCTTTATCGCTCACTTTGATGAGGTTTGGGTCAGTGCCGGAGAAGCGCTGAAGAAAGGTCAACCGTTCGCGGTTCAAGGCGATACGGGGCGCTCCTTTGGCAAACATTTGCACGTTGAAATCGATCTCGACGGCGACGATCGCCCTGACCCTTACAGTCAAAGTGAGCCTGGCATGCGTCGCTTCATGGCGCTGTGGGAAAGCGGACTAGCGGCTCCGACTGAAATGCCCCTGGATGACGAAACGCTAATGAAGGCGATCGGCAAGGCGGAAGGCACGGTCGATGGCCATCTGAATCCCGACGCGGACTACCACGGCCACACCGATCCGGGCAATGGGGCTCGCAATCAAGGCTTCTTCAGCTTCCAACACGGAGCGAGTTCGCCTCAAGACGCGGACCAGCAGCAGATTCACCGACTGCGCAATGCCGAACGCGAAATTCAGGCCCAGGCGATCTCCAAGTTTGGCCAACCACTCTCTGAGGCCGCATTGCTCGCCGCCCTTGACCTTTGGAATCAGGCACCGCTGGCCGGACAGGACTTTGTAACGCATCTCCCCACTCACAACCCAACGCCGGAGCAGATCATTGAGGCCAGGGCGCGATCGTTCATTGAGCCGACGACAGGGCAGCTCGACGCACCAGGGCTGGGTAACTCAATAGGGACTGTCGAGGCTGACCAGCGCCGCCGCACCGATGCCAATCTGGACGCCTTAAAGCTGCTGAGGAGGCATTCCCGATGA
- a CDS encoding ribbon-helix-helix protein, CopG family — protein MGKQVATKIWASIPDRLAEKLDKRAESEGRSRSDLISYLLERSMESWHPSVELKEGKNGN, from the coding sequence ATGGGGAAACAAGTGGCTACTAAGATTTGGGCAAGTATCCCTGATCGCCTAGCCGAGAAGCTAGACAAACGAGCAGAGTCGGAAGGGAGATCCCGTAGCGACTTAATCTCCTATCTGTTGGAGCGTTCTATGGAGTCTTGGCACCCCTCTGTTGAGTTAAAGGAGGGCAAAAATGGCAACTGA